In a single window of the Desulfocurvibacter africanus subsp. africanus DSM 2603 genome:
- a CDS encoding NAD(P)/FAD-dependent oxidoreductase, which translates to MIRIDQIKLSPDHTDEDLAQAACVRLNIRRQELLTLRVRKRSVDSRKRGQVLFIYSVDCEVRGEEDVLARAEPRDVSRAEFPRYEFPAHAPQGNFSRPVIVGAGPCGLFAGLMLARAGFRPLLLERGKPARERARDVYDFWRGGAFDPGSNVQFGEGGAGTFSDGKLTTQIKDREGRIATVLRELTLAGAPEEILWQAKPHVGTDKLVGVVENLRKTIIDLGGEVRFQTQVAGLIHESGRVRGVRLASGEELDAGVVVLAIGHSARDTFAMLHGLGLAMSQKPFSIGCRMEHPQTLVDAAQYGRLAGHPRLPPAEYKLVHHGRDGRSAYTFCMCPGGEVIAAASEASGVVTNGMSRHARAGGNANSALLVGVEPADLGSPHPLAGVEFQRRWECRAFELAGGDYRAPVQMVEDFLAGRPTKRLGDVQPTYRPGVTPTDLADCLPAYVASTMREAIVGLDRKLRGFARPDAVLTGVETRSSSPVRLVRGEDLQSVTFRGVYPAGEGAGYAGGIVSAAVDGMRAAEAVALELAGLARP; encoded by the coding sequence ATGATCCGCATCGATCAGATCAAGCTTTCACCCGACCACACCGACGAGGACCTGGCCCAGGCAGCCTGCGTCCGCCTGAACATCCGACGCCAAGAACTCCTGACCCTGCGCGTGCGCAAGCGCTCCGTGGACTCGCGCAAGCGCGGACAGGTATTGTTCATCTATTCCGTTGACTGCGAGGTGCGCGGCGAGGAGGACGTACTGGCGCGGGCTGAGCCGCGCGACGTGTCCCGCGCCGAGTTCCCGCGCTACGAGTTCCCGGCCCATGCGCCCCAGGGCAACTTCTCGCGGCCGGTCATCGTGGGCGCGGGACCGTGCGGCTTGTTCGCCGGGCTCATGCTGGCCCGCGCCGGCTTTCGGCCATTGCTGCTGGAGCGCGGCAAGCCCGCTCGCGAGCGTGCCCGAGATGTGTACGACTTTTGGCGGGGCGGCGCCTTCGATCCAGGCTCAAACGTGCAGTTCGGAGAAGGCGGGGCAGGGACCTTTTCCGACGGCAAGCTGACCACGCAGATCAAGGACCGCGAGGGCCGCATCGCCACCGTCCTGCGGGAGTTGACCCTGGCCGGAGCGCCCGAGGAGATCCTCTGGCAGGCCAAGCCTCACGTGGGCACGGACAAATTGGTTGGAGTCGTGGAAAACCTGCGCAAGACCATTATCGACCTGGGCGGCGAAGTGCGCTTTCAGACGCAGGTCGCCGGCTTGATCCATGAAAGTGGCAGGGTGCGCGGGGTCAGGCTCGCATCGGGCGAGGAACTCGACGCCGGGGTAGTGGTTCTGGCCATCGGCCACAGTGCCCGCGACACCTTTGCCATGCTGCACGGCCTGGGCTTGGCCATGTCCCAGAAGCCTTTTTCCATCGGCTGCCGCATGGAGCACCCCCAGACTTTGGTTGATGCTGCGCAGTACGGCCGCCTGGCCGGCCATCCGCGTCTGCCGCCAGCCGAATACAAGCTCGTGCACCACGGCCGGGATGGCCGATCGGCCTACACCTTCTGCATGTGCCCTGGCGGCGAGGTCATCGCAGCGGCCTCGGAGGCCAGCGGCGTGGTCACCAACGGCATGAGCCGCCACGCCCGCGCCGGCGGCAACGCCAACTCCGCGCTGCTGGTGGGCGTGGAGCCGGCGGACCTCGGTTCGCCGCATCCCCTGGCCGGCGTGGAGTTCCAGCGGCGCTGGGAGTGTCGGGCCTTCGAACTGGCTGGCGGCGATTACCGCGCTCCTGTCCAAATGGTCGAGGACTTCCTGGCTGGCCGACCCACTAAGCGCCTGGGCGACGTGCAGCCCACCTACAGGCCGGGCGTCACGCCCACGGACCTGGCTGATTGCCTGCCTGCCTATGTGGCTTCAACCATGCGCGAGGCCATCGTGGGATTGGATCGCAAGCTGCGCGGCTTCGCCCGGCCCGACGCCGTCCTTACTGGCGTGGAGACGCGCAGTTCTTCGCCCGTGCGTTTGGTACGCGGCGAGGACCTGCAGAGCGTAACATTCCGAGGCGTGTATCCGGCGGGTGAGGGCGCAGGTTACGCCGGCGGCATCGTTTCCGCGGCCGTGGACGGCATGCGCGCCGCCGAGGCCGTGGCTCTGGAGCTGGCGGGCCTGGCGCGGCCATAG